A window from Primulina huaijiensis isolate GDHJ02 chromosome 13, ASM1229523v2, whole genome shotgun sequence encodes these proteins:
- the LOC140991716 gene encoding IAA-amino acid hydrolase ILR1-like 4, whose protein sequence is MNSNWALWIFSVSLILFKPIFSEINLSSKELSDIPVKFLQFAKKSEVYDWMVGVRRKIHENPELGYEEFETSKLIREELEKMAIEYKPLAGTGLIGFIGSGKPPFVAIRADMDALSIQEMVEWEHKSKNPGKMHACGHDAHVAMLLGAAKILQEHRDSLKGTVVLVFQPAEEGGGGAKKMIEAGALQNVEAIFGLHSSTYLPLGEVASRSGPILAGSGFFEAVISGKGGHAAIPQQSIDPILAASNVIGSLQHLVSREADPLDSQVVTVAKFQGGSAFNVIPDSVTIGGTFRAFSKESLQQLKQRIKEVIIGQAAVQRCNATVTFDSKDRLFFPPTVNDDSLHKLFHRVASDMLGSTGIKDMQPLMGSEDFSFFQEIIPGYFFFLGMKDETLEQPTFAHSPYFSINEAALPFGAAFHASLVVRYLEESHTRTTTYNGYYHDEL, encoded by the exons ATGAATTCTAATTGGGCTTTGTGGATTTTCTCTGTTTCCTTGATTTTATTCAAACCCATTTTCTCAGAGATTAATCTGAGTTCAAAGGAGCTGTCTGATATTCCCGTGAAATTCCTCCAATTTGCAAAGAAATCTGAGGTCTATGATTGGATGGTGGGCGTTAGGAGGAAGATACACGAGAATCCTGAACTGGGCTATGAAGAATTTGAGACCAGCAAGCTTATTAGAGAAGAACTGGAAAAGATGGCGATTGAATACAAGCCTCTTGCAGGTACTGGTTTGATCGGCTTTATCGGTTCAGGAAAACCTCCATTTGTTGCAATAAGGGCTGACATGGATGCTCTTTCCATACAG GAAATGGTGGAGTGGGAGCATAAGAGTAAGAATCCTGGAAAAATGCATGCTTGTGGACATGATGCACATGTCGCAATGCTTCTGGGTGCTGCAAAAATACTTCAAGAACATCGTGACTCTTTGAAG GGAACTGTGGTTCTCGTTTTTCAACCAGCAGAGGAAGGAGGTGGCGGGGCCAAAAAGATGATAGAAGCTGGAGCACTTCAGAACGTCGAAGCCATTTTTGGTCTCCATTCCAGTACTTACTTGCCATTGGGTGAGGTGGCATCAAGGTCTGGTCCTATTTTAGCTGGCAGTGGCTTTTTTGAAGCTGTAATAAGTGGGAAAGGGGGCCATGCAGCCATTCCTCAACAATCAATAGACCCAATATTAGCTGCTTCAAATGTTATTGGCAGTTTACAACATCTTGTCTCACGAGAAGCTGATCCTCTCGACTCTCAG GTAGTTACAGTTGCTAAATTCCAAGGAGGTTCTGCGTTTAACGTCATTCCAGATTCAGTCACCATTGGTGGAACTTTCCGAGCCTTTTCAAAGGAGAGCTTACAGCAACTTAAGCAGAGAATTAAAGAG GTTATTATAGGACAAGCCGCTGTACAAAGATGCAATGCAACTGTAACTTTTGATTCAAAAGACAGACTCTTCTTCCCTCCTACTGTAAACGACGACAGCCTGCATAAACTCTTTCACAGAGTTGCCAGTGATATGTTAGGCAGTACTGGAATTAAAGATATGCAGCCGTTAATGGGATCTGAGGACTTCTCGTTCTTTCAAGAGATTATTCCTGGTTACTTCTTTTTTCTCGGAATGAAGGATGAAACGCTGGAACAGCCAACATTTGCTCACTCGCCTTATTTCAGTATCAACGAAGCTGCACTTCCTTTTGGTGCTGCATTTCATGCATCTTTGGTTGTTAGATACCTTGAGGAGAGCCATACCAGAACAACCACGTATAATGGATACTATCACGACGAGTTGTGA